The following coding sequences are from one Pseudomonas oryzae window:
- the putA gene encoding trifunctional transcriptional regulator/proline dehydrogenase/L-glutamate gamma-semialdehyde dehydrogenase yields MASTTLGVKLDDATRDRLKKAAQQIDRTPHWLIKQAIFNYLEQIESGATPAEHNGLAVAAGEEPLEALTEQGLQVFLHFAESILPQSVLRASITAAYRRPETEAVPMLLEQARMPRELAEASQKLALSLAEKLRNQKNAGGRQGLVQGLLQEFSLSSQEGVALMCLAEALLRIPDKATRDALIRDKIANGNWSQHLGQSPSMFVNAASWGLLITGKLVSTHNESGMTAALNRIIGKSGEPVIRKGVDMAMRLMGEQFVTGETIAEALANAASLEAKGFRYSYDMLGEAALTFDDAKRYLASYEQAIHAIGKASHGRGIYEGPGISIKLSALHPRYSRAQHERVMDELYPTLLGLTLLARQYDIGINIDAEEADRLELSLDLLERLCFEPKLAGWNGIGFVIQAYQKRCPYVIDYVIDLAKRSRHRLMIRLVKGAYWDSEIKRAQVEGLEGFPVYTRKPYTDLSYIACARKLLAVPEAIYPQFATHNAHSLSAIYQLAGQNYYPGQYEFQCLHGMGEPLYEQVVGKVADGKLNRPCRIYAPVGSHETLLAYLVRRLLENGANTSFVNRIADHSISLKDLVEDPVAQVEQMAAQEGTLGLPHPRIPLPRALYGAARVNSSGIDLANEHRLGSLSSALLSTANHQYQALPMLGCDSAAPAAAQPVKNPADHRDIVGQVHEASLEDVRSAVLCAVASGQIWQSTLPAERAGVLERAADQMEAEIQQLMGLLVRESGKTFANAIAEVREAVDFLRYYAAQARNHFSNDTHRPLGPVVCISPWNFPLAIFSGQVAAALAAGNTVLAKPAEQTPLIATQAVRILLEAGVPAGAVQLLPGRGESVGAALIADERIRGVMFTGSTEVAGIIQRNLAGRLDAQGRPLPLIAETGGQNAMIVDSSALTEQVVVDVIASAFDSAGQRCSALRVLCVQEDVADRVLAMLKGAMAEYSLGNPERLNTDIGPVIDEEAKGNIERHIQAMRDKGRKVHQLSRANGEEIKRGTFVMPTLIELDSFDELKREIFGPVLHVVRYRRAELDELLAQINASGYGLTLGVHTRIDETIAQVVDTAKVGNLYVNRNMVGAVVGVQPFGGEGLSGTGPKAGGPLYLYRLLATRPQDAVSKQLQEGEVQRPESRGPVFQALLDWARKQQPELAELAERYAALAASGIIQLLTGPTGERNSYSLLPRERVLCLADDAQDLLTQLAAVLAVGCQVLWQDNAANRKLLGQLPREVQQRIQLVGDWTTCELAFDAIIHHGDSDQLREVCQLAAKRPGAIVGVNGLNKGDSDIPLERLLVEHALSVNTAAAGGNASLMTIG; encoded by the coding sequence ATGGCAAGCACCACTCTTGGCGTGAAACTCGACGACGCCACCCGCGACCGCCTGAAGAAGGCCGCCCAGCAGATCGACCGCACGCCGCACTGGCTGATCAAACAGGCGATCTTCAACTACCTCGAGCAGATCGAGAGCGGTGCAACCCCGGCCGAGCACAACGGCCTGGCCGTGGCCGCCGGCGAGGAGCCGCTGGAAGCGCTGACCGAGCAGGGCCTGCAGGTGTTCCTGCACTTCGCCGAGAGCATCCTGCCGCAGTCGGTGCTGCGCGCCTCGATCACCGCCGCCTACCGTCGCCCGGAAACCGAGGCGGTGCCGATGCTGCTGGAGCAGGCGCGCATGCCGCGCGAGCTGGCCGAGGCCAGCCAGAAGCTGGCGCTGAGCCTGGCCGAGAAGCTGCGCAACCAGAAGAACGCCGGCGGCCGCCAGGGTCTGGTGCAGGGCCTGCTGCAGGAGTTCTCGCTGTCCTCGCAGGAAGGCGTGGCGCTGATGTGCCTGGCCGAGGCGCTGCTGCGCATCCCGGACAAGGCCACCCGCGACGCCCTGATCCGCGACAAGATCGCCAACGGCAACTGGAGCCAGCACCTCGGCCAGAGCCCGTCGATGTTCGTCAACGCGGCGAGCTGGGGCCTGTTGATCACCGGCAAGCTGGTCTCCACCCACAACGAGAGCGGCATGACCGCCGCGCTCAACCGCATCATCGGCAAGAGCGGCGAGCCGGTGATCCGCAAGGGCGTGGACATGGCCATGCGCCTGATGGGCGAGCAGTTCGTCACCGGCGAGACCATCGCCGAGGCGCTGGCCAACGCCGCCAGCCTGGAAGCCAAGGGCTTCCGCTACTCCTACGACATGCTCGGCGAGGCGGCGCTGACCTTTGATGACGCCAAGCGCTACCTGGCCTCCTACGAGCAGGCCATCCACGCCATCGGCAAGGCCTCCCACGGCCGCGGCATCTACGAGGGTCCGGGCATCTCGATCAAGCTGTCCGCCCTGCACCCGCGCTACAGCCGCGCCCAGCACGAGCGGGTGATGGACGAGCTGTATCCGACCCTGCTCGGCCTGACCCTGCTGGCCCGCCAGTACGACATCGGCATCAACATCGACGCGGAGGAGGCCGACCGCCTGGAGCTGTCGCTGGACCTGCTCGAGCGCCTGTGCTTCGAGCCCAAGCTGGCCGGCTGGAACGGCATCGGCTTCGTCATCCAGGCCTACCAGAAGCGCTGCCCGTACGTGATCGACTACGTGATCGACCTGGCCAAGCGCAGCCGCCACCGCCTGATGATCCGCCTGGTCAAGGGCGCCTACTGGGACAGCGAGATCAAGCGCGCCCAGGTCGAGGGCCTGGAAGGCTTCCCGGTGTACACCCGCAAGCCGTACACCGACCTGTCCTACATCGCCTGCGCGCGCAAGCTGCTGGCGGTGCCGGAGGCGATCTACCCGCAGTTCGCCACCCACAACGCCCACTCGCTGTCGGCCATCTACCAGCTCGCCGGGCAGAACTACTACCCCGGCCAGTACGAGTTCCAGTGCCTGCACGGCATGGGCGAGCCGCTCTACGAGCAGGTGGTCGGCAAGGTCGCCGACGGCAAGCTGAACCGCCCGTGCCGCATCTACGCCCCGGTCGGCAGCCACGAGACGCTGCTCGCCTACCTGGTGCGCCGCCTGCTGGAGAACGGCGCCAACACCTCGTTCGTCAACCGCATCGCCGACCACAGCATCTCGCTCAAGGATCTGGTCGAGGATCCGGTCGCCCAGGTCGAGCAGATGGCCGCCCAGGAAGGCACCCTCGGCCTGCCGCACCCGCGCATCCCGCTGCCGCGCGCCCTGTACGGCGCGGCGCGGGTCAACTCCAGCGGCATCGACCTGGCCAACGAGCATCGTCTGGGCTCGCTGTCCTCGGCGCTGCTGTCGACCGCCAACCACCAGTACCAGGCGCTGCCGATGCTCGGCTGCGACAGCGCCGCCCCCGCCGCGGCGCAACCGGTGAAGAACCCCGCCGACCACCGCGACATCGTCGGCCAGGTGCACGAGGCGAGCCTCGAGGACGTGCGCAGCGCCGTGCTGTGCGCGGTGGCCAGCGGGCAGATCTGGCAGTCCACCCTGCCGGCCGAGCGCGCCGGCGTGCTGGAACGCGCCGCCGACCAGATGGAGGCCGAGATCCAGCAGCTGATGGGCCTGCTGGTGCGCGAATCCGGCAAGACCTTCGCCAACGCCATCGCCGAGGTGCGCGAGGCGGTCGACTTCCTGCGCTACTACGCGGCGCAGGCGCGCAACCACTTCAGCAACGACACCCACCGCCCGCTGGGCCCGGTGGTGTGCATCAGCCCGTGGAACTTCCCGCTGGCGATCTTCAGCGGCCAGGTGGCCGCCGCGCTGGCCGCCGGCAACACCGTGCTGGCCAAGCCCGCCGAGCAGACCCCGCTGATCGCCACCCAGGCGGTACGCATCCTCCTCGAGGCCGGCGTGCCGGCCGGCGCCGTGCAGCTGCTGCCGGGCCGCGGCGAGAGCGTGGGCGCCGCGCTGATCGCCGACGAGCGCATCCGCGGGGTGATGTTCACCGGCTCCACCGAGGTCGCCGGGATCATCCAGCGCAACCTCGCCGGCCGCCTCGACGCCCAGGGCCGCCCGCTGCCGCTGATCGCCGAGACCGGCGGGCAGAACGCGATGATCGTCGACTCCTCGGCGCTGACCGAGCAGGTGGTGGTCGACGTGATCGCCTCCGCCTTCGACAGCGCCGGCCAGCGCTGCTCCGCGCTGCGCGTGCTGTGCGTGCAGGAAGACGTCGCCGACCGCGTGCTGGCGATGCTCAAGGGCGCCATGGCCGAGTACAGCCTGGGCAACCCGGAGCGCCTCAACACCGACATCGGTCCGGTGATCGACGAGGAGGCCAAGGGCAACATCGAGCGGCACATCCAGGCCATGCGCGACAAGGGCCGCAAGGTGCACCAGCTGTCGCGCGCCAACGGCGAGGAAATCAAGCGCGGCACCTTCGTGATGCCGACCCTGATCGAGCTGGACAGCTTCGACGAGCTCAAGCGCGAGATCTTCGGCCCGGTGCTGCACGTGGTGCGCTACCGCCGCGCCGAGCTGGACGAGCTGCTGGCGCAGATCAACGCCAGCGGCTACGGCCTGACCCTCGGCGTGCACACCCGCATCGACGAGACCATCGCCCAGGTGGTGGATACCGCCAAGGTCGGCAACCTCTACGTCAACCGCAACATGGTCGGCGCGGTGGTCGGCGTGCAGCCGTTCGGCGGCGAGGGCCTGTCCGGCACCGGCCCGAAGGCCGGCGGCCCGCTGTACCTGTACCGCCTGCTCGCCACCCGCCCGCAGGATGCGGTCAGCAAGCAGCTGCAGGAAGGCGAGGTGCAGCGTCCGGAGTCGCGCGGCCCGGTGTTCCAGGCCCTGCTGGACTGGGCGCGCAAGCAGCAGCCCGAACTGGCTGAACTGGCCGAGCGCTACGCGGCGCTGGCCGCCAGCGGCATCATCCAGCTGCTGACCGGCCCGACCGGCGAGCGCAACAGCTACAGCCTGCTGCCGCGCGAGCGCGTGCTGTGCCTGGCCGACGACGCCCAGGACCTGCTGACCCAGCTGGCCGCCGTGCTGGCGGTGGGCTGCCAGGTGCTGTGGCAGGACAACGCGGCCAACCGCAAGCTGCTCGGCCAGCTGCCCAGGGAAGTGCAGCAGCGCATCCAGCTGGTCGGCGACTGGACCACCTGCGAACTGGCCTTCGACGCCATCATCCACCATGGCGATTCCGACCAGCTGCGCGAAGTCTGCCAGCTGGCCGCCAAGCGCCCGGGGGCGATCGTCGGCGTCAACGGCCTGAACAAGGGCGACAGCGACATCCCGCTGGAGCGCCTGCTGGTCGAGCACGCCCTGAGCGTCAACACCGCCGCCGCCGGCGGCAACGCCAGCCTGATGACCATCGGCTAA
- the fdhD gene encoding formate dehydrogenase accessory sulfurtransferase FdhD, producing the protein MPRATALPAVPPASADLQGYSYAELTPEAAQAAAPLAEECALALVYNGLSQAVMMVTPQDLEDFVLGFTLSSGIIDSLDEIYDLSLHGEGATRRAEVQISSRAFWALKRQRRQLAGTSGCGLCGVEALEQALPPLATLPGRPLPPAEHLAGLRERIASAQTLARHSGAVHAALQVDGSGRLLRCREDIGRHNALDKLIGALHGAASAPDDGFVAVTSRCSLELIHKAVRARIATLVCLSAPTALTVQWARAHNLNLIHLPHHSAPRVYSPAPPAA; encoded by the coding sequence ATGCCACGCGCCACCGCTCTACCCGCCGTACCGCCGGCCAGCGCCGACCTGCAGGGCTACAGCTATGCCGAACTGACGCCGGAAGCCGCGCAGGCCGCCGCTCCGCTGGCCGAGGAATGCGCCCTGGCCCTCGTCTACAACGGCCTCAGCCAGGCGGTGATGATGGTCACCCCGCAGGATCTCGAGGACTTCGTGCTCGGCTTCACCCTGAGCAGCGGCATCATCGACAGTCTCGATGAAATCTACGACCTCAGCCTCCACGGCGAGGGCGCCACGCGCCGCGCCGAGGTGCAGATCTCCAGCCGCGCCTTCTGGGCGCTGAAACGCCAGCGCCGCCAGTTGGCCGGCACCAGCGGCTGCGGCCTGTGCGGCGTCGAGGCGCTGGAGCAGGCGCTGCCGCCGCTCGCCACGCTGCCCGGCCGGCCGCTGCCGCCGGCCGAGCATCTCGCCGGCCTGCGCGAGCGCATCGCCAGCGCGCAGACGCTGGCCCGCCACAGCGGCGCGGTGCATGCCGCGCTGCAGGTCGACGGCAGCGGACGCCTGCTCCGCTGCCGCGAGGACATCGGCCGCCACAACGCGCTGGACAAGCTGATCGGCGCCCTGCATGGCGCGGCCAGTGCGCCCGACGACGGCTTCGTGGCGGTCACCAGCCGCTGCAGCCTGGAGCTGATCCACAAGGCGGTGCGCGCACGCATCGCCACCCTGGTGTGCCTGTCGGCGCCCACCGCGCTGACCGTGCAGTGGGCGCGCGCGCACAACCTCAACCTGATCCACCTGCCCCACCACAGCGCGCCGCGGGTCTACAGCCCGGCGCCGCCAGCCGCCTGA
- a CDS encoding DUF7673 family protein: MSDDAAVPLPIKRPANDIERARRAREEAEIEHALEARMARYERWRSEQRTMIPQAQEALARLLEAALSGTGDGQSEICRDFLLGLWSGQEHLFNLARLRRLEIEQWQDCIAVLQLHQFSLSPIHLCIKDGERIWQQLQTHQRRCDEAPEIADYTSLTAT; this comes from the coding sequence ATGAGTGACGATGCTGCAGTACCCCTCCCGATCAAGCGCCCGGCCAACGATATCGAGCGCGCCCGCCGCGCCCGCGAGGAAGCCGAGATCGAACACGCTTTGGAAGCGCGCATGGCGCGGTACGAACGCTGGCGTTCAGAGCAACGGACGATGATTCCCCAGGCGCAGGAAGCCCTCGCCAGACTGCTGGAAGCCGCCCTCAGCGGCACGGGAGACGGGCAGAGTGAAATCTGCCGGGACTTCCTGCTCGGCCTGTGGAGCGGCCAGGAACACCTCTTCAACCTTGCCAGGCTGCGGCGCCTGGAGATCGAGCAGTGGCAGGACTGCATCGCCGTGCTGCAACTCCACCAGTTTTCCCTCTCGCCGATCCATCTGTGCATCAAGGACGGCGAACGCATCTGGCAACAACTGCAGACCCACCAGCGTCGGTGCGACGAAGCTCCCGAGATCGCGGACTACACCAGCCTCACGGCCACCTGA
- a CDS encoding aromatic amino acid transport family protein produces MSNTRVQNFQDQAAGEAVDASGLEVKRLSFLEAVAMIVGTNIGAGVLSMAYASRKAGFMPLLIWLAVAGVFTTISMLYVSETALRTRTHNQLSGLAQRYVGSFGAWAIFASVAVNSIGALIAYMSGSGKILSAFLGIDPALGSLLFFVPAALVLYMGLGAIGKGEKFISIGMVSMIVILVIATLVNENTDAARLFEGDWVYMVPVFNIAVFCFSAQYIVPEMARGFSHAPERLPKAVITGMGLTFVLLSIVPMSVIALTGLENQTEVATLAWGQALGQWAFYTANTFALCAMLTSYWGLGGSFLTNIFDKFHSLGAETQPKTRLVVLGLVCVPPFVLAYSGMVGFVNALYFAGAFSGVILSIMPILMLRAARRQGDLQPAWQCGWIAHPAIQIAIVLIYLASAAYAICSSLELLPAGW; encoded by the coding sequence ATGAGTAATACCCGGGTCCAGAACTTCCAGGATCAGGCTGCAGGAGAGGCCGTCGACGCGTCGGGCCTCGAGGTCAAGCGCCTGAGCTTCCTCGAAGCCGTGGCGATGATCGTCGGCACCAACATCGGCGCCGGCGTGCTGTCGATGGCCTACGCCAGCCGCAAGGCCGGCTTCATGCCGCTGCTGATCTGGCTGGCGGTGGCCGGCGTGTTCACCACCATTTCCATGCTCTACGTGTCGGAAACCGCGCTGCGCACCCGCACCCACAACCAGCTCAGCGGCCTGGCCCAGCGCTACGTGGGCTCGTTCGGCGCCTGGGCGATCTTCGCCTCGGTGGCGGTCAACAGCATCGGCGCGCTGATCGCCTACATGAGCGGCAGCGGCAAGATCCTCAGCGCCTTCCTCGGCATCGACCCGGCGCTCGGCAGCCTGCTGTTCTTCGTGCCGGCGGCGCTGGTGCTGTACATGGGCCTGGGCGCCATCGGCAAGGGCGAGAAGTTCATCAGCATCGGCATGGTCAGCATGATCGTCATCCTGGTGATCGCCACCCTGGTCAACGAGAACACCGACGCCGCCCGCCTGTTCGAGGGCGACTGGGTGTACATGGTGCCGGTGTTCAACATCGCGGTGTTCTGCTTCTCCGCCCAGTACATCGTGCCGGAGATGGCGCGCGGCTTCAGCCATGCCCCCGAGCGCCTGCCCAAGGCGGTGATCACCGGCATGGGCCTGACCTTCGTGCTGCTGTCGATCGTGCCTATGTCGGTGATCGCCCTCACCGGCCTGGAGAACCAGACCGAGGTGGCCACCCTGGCCTGGGGCCAGGCGCTCGGCCAGTGGGCGTTCTACACCGCCAACACCTTCGCCCTGTGCGCCATGCTGACCTCCTACTGGGGCCTGGGCGGCAGCTTCCTGACCAACATCTTCGACAAGTTCCACTCCCTCGGCGCGGAAACCCAGCCCAAGACCCGCCTGGTGGTGCTCGGCCTGGTCTGCGTGCCGCCCTTCGTGCTGGCCTACAGCGGCATGGTCGGCTTCGTCAACGCGCTGTACTTCGCCGGCGCCTTCAGCGGCGTGATCCTGTCGATCATGCCGATCCTGATGCTGCGCGCCGCGCGCCGCCAGGGCGACCTGCAGCCGGCCTGGCAGTGCGGCTGGATCGCCCATCCGGCGATCCAGATCGCCATCGTGCTGATCTACCTGGCCAGCGCCGCCTACGCGATCTGCAGCTCCCTGGAGCTGCTGCCGGCCGGCTGGTAA
- the chrA gene encoding chromate efflux transporter, which yields MTEPRTPSAADTPPAAPALREALRFWLRLGFISFGGPAGQIAIMHQELVERRRWISEKRFLHALNFCMLLPGPEAQQLATYLGWLLHGARGGVIAGALFVLPSLFILIALSWIYLAFGDVPLVAGLFYGIKPAVTAIVVHAAHRIGARTLKNAWLWGIAAAAFVAIFALQVPFPLIVLGAALLGYLGGRLAPQRFQAGGGHAAAKHAYGPALIDDHTPTPAHARFHGSRLLRTALVGALLWLLPMALLTALFGWHGHLTQMGWFFTKAALLTFGGAYAVLPYVYQGAVGHYGWLTPTQMIDGLALGETTPGPLIMVVAFVGFVGGYVLELFGPEQAFLAGAVAACLVTWFTFLPSFLFILAGGPLVESTHGELRFTAPLTGITAAVVGVILNLALFFGYHVLWPEGFAGRFDWPSALIALAAALALLRFQRGVIEVLGGCALAGLLVHLALN from the coding sequence ATGACCGAACCCCGTACCCCGTCCGCAGCGGACACGCCCCCCGCCGCGCCTGCCCTGCGCGAAGCCCTGCGGTTCTGGCTCAGACTCGGCTTCATCAGCTTCGGCGGCCCGGCCGGGCAGATCGCGATCATGCACCAGGAGCTGGTCGAGCGCCGCCGCTGGATCTCCGAGAAGCGCTTCCTGCACGCGCTGAACTTCTGCATGCTGCTGCCCGGCCCGGAGGCCCAGCAGCTGGCCACCTACCTGGGCTGGCTGCTGCACGGCGCACGCGGCGGGGTGATCGCCGGGGCGCTGTTCGTGCTGCCCTCGCTGTTCATCCTGATCGCCCTGTCGTGGATCTACCTGGCCTTCGGCGATGTGCCGCTGGTCGCCGGACTGTTCTACGGCATCAAGCCGGCGGTCACCGCCATCGTCGTGCACGCCGCCCACCGCATCGGCGCGCGCACCCTGAAGAACGCCTGGCTGTGGGGCATCGCCGCCGCGGCATTCGTGGCGATCTTCGCCCTGCAGGTGCCTTTTCCGCTGATCGTGCTGGGCGCCGCGCTGCTCGGCTACCTCGGCGGGCGGCTGGCGCCGCAGCGCTTCCAGGCCGGCGGCGGCCACGCTGCGGCGAAACATGCCTACGGCCCGGCGCTGATCGACGATCACACGCCGACGCCCGCCCATGCGCGCTTTCACGGCTCGCGCCTGCTGCGCACCGCGCTGGTCGGCGCGCTGCTCTGGCTGCTGCCGATGGCCCTGCTCACCGCGCTGTTCGGCTGGCACGGCCACCTGACGCAGATGGGCTGGTTCTTCACCAAGGCCGCCCTGCTCACCTTCGGCGGCGCCTACGCGGTGCTGCCCTACGTCTACCAGGGCGCGGTCGGCCACTACGGCTGGCTGACGCCGACGCAGATGATCGACGGCCTGGCGCTGGGCGAGACCACGCCCGGCCCGCTGATCATGGTGGTGGCCTTCGTCGGCTTCGTCGGCGGCTACGTGCTGGAGCTGTTCGGCCCGGAGCAGGCGTTCCTCGCCGGCGCCGTGGCCGCCTGCCTGGTCACCTGGTTCACCTTCCTGCCGTCGTTCCTGTTCATCCTCGCCGGCGGGCCGCTGGTGGAGTCGACCCACGGCGAGCTGCGCTTCACCGCGCCGCTGACCGGCATCACCGCCGCGGTGGTCGGGGTGATCCTCAACCTGGCGCTGTTCTTCGGCTACCACGTGCTGTGGCCGGAAGGCTTCGCCGGCCGCTTCGACTGGCCGTCGGCGCTGATCGCCCTGGCCGCCGCGCTGGCCCTGCTGCGCTTCCAGCGCGGGGTGATCGAGGTGCTGGGCGGCTGCGCGCTGGCGGGGCTGCTGGTGCATCTGGCGCTGAACTGA
- a CDS encoding LysR substrate-binding domain-containing protein, protein MDIKQLRFLVALDETRHFGQAAARCHVTQPTLSMRLRNLEEELGLELVRRGQRFEGFTAEGERILAWARSLLAAQDGLYAEAAACRGQLVGTLRLGVVPLAGFDPLRLVQLFAERHPELRFQLFSLSSEQILERLGRNQLDLGISYLDRLDREHFDSLELAETRMGLLHDRRHFHFAQAPLDWEAVAALPLGLLSSGMHFRQSIDHALRSRGLSPQPRLETDAVHQLLQAVSAGLCCAVMPLDSGLDRLTEYLGLTPIEAAHTLAPLGLILRRSAPRLALAEACFAEAATLLGLSG, encoded by the coding sequence ATGGACATCAAGCAACTGCGCTTTCTCGTCGCCCTCGACGAAACCCGCCACTTCGGCCAGGCGGCGGCGCGCTGCCATGTCACCCAGCCGACCCTGTCGATGCGCCTGCGCAACCTGGAGGAGGAGCTGGGCCTCGAGCTGGTGCGCCGCGGCCAGCGCTTCGAGGGCTTCACCGCCGAGGGCGAGCGCATCCTCGCCTGGGCGCGCAGCCTGCTCGCGGCCCAGGACGGCCTGTACGCCGAAGCGGCGGCCTGCCGCGGCCAACTGGTCGGCACCCTGCGCCTGGGCGTGGTGCCGCTGGCGGGGTTCGATCCGCTGCGCCTGGTGCAGCTGTTCGCCGAGCGCCATCCGGAACTGCGCTTCCAGCTGTTCTCCCTGAGCAGCGAGCAGATTCTCGAGCGCCTCGGGCGCAACCAGCTCGATCTGGGAATTTCCTACCTCGACCGGCTCGATCGCGAACACTTCGACAGCCTGGAGCTGGCGGAAACGCGCATGGGGCTGCTGCACGACCGCCGTCACTTCCACTTCGCGCAGGCGCCCCTGGACTGGGAAGCGGTGGCCGCCCTGCCGCTCGGGCTGCTGTCCAGCGGCATGCACTTTCGCCAGTCCATCGATCACGCCCTGCGCAGCCGCGGCCTCAGCCCGCAGCCACGCCTGGAGACCGATGCCGTGCACCAGCTGCTGCAGGCCGTCAGCGCCGGCCTGTGCTGTGCGGTGATGCCGCTGGACAGCGGCCTGGACCGGCTGACCGAGTACCTCGGCCTGACGCCCATCGAGGCCGCCCACACCCTCGCCCCGCTCGGCCTGATCCTGCGCCGCAGCGCGCCGCGCCTGGCGCTGGCCGAGGCCTGCTTCGCCGAAGCGGCGACGCTGCTGGGCTTGTCCGGCTAG
- a CDS encoding alpha/beta fold hydrolase, whose product MATWLLLRGLTRESGHWGEFPAVLAARLPGARILALDLPGNGARHHEASPPTVDAMVAACRAQLQAQGIRGPLHILAMSLGAMVAVAWAAAHPAEVAGAVLINTSFAGLSPFHRRLRPAGYPALLGVLTSRDAREREAAILRLTSARADPAVLEAWIALRRRHPVSTANALRQLAAAARFRLPARRPPLPMLVLGGRRDALVDPHCSRALAAHWQLAYAEHPGAGHDLPLDDGAWVAARIGEWLDAHAVLQHAAE is encoded by the coding sequence ATGGCGACCTGGCTCCTGCTGCGCGGCCTGACCCGCGAGAGCGGTCACTGGGGCGAGTTCCCCGCCGTGCTGGCGGCGCGCCTGCCGGGCGCGCGCATCCTCGCCCTCGACCTGCCCGGCAACGGCGCGCGGCACCACGAGGCCAGCCCGCCGACGGTCGACGCTATGGTCGCGGCCTGCCGCGCACAGCTGCAGGCGCAGGGCATCCGCGGCCCGCTGCATATCCTGGCGATGTCGCTGGGGGCGATGGTGGCGGTGGCCTGGGCCGCGGCGCATCCGGCCGAGGTGGCCGGCGCGGTGCTGATCAACACCAGCTTCGCCGGCCTCAGCCCGTTCCACCGCCGCCTGCGCCCGGCCGGCTACCCGGCCCTGCTCGGCGTGCTGACCAGCCGCGATGCGCGCGAGCGCGAGGCGGCTATCCTGCGCCTGACCAGCGCGCGCGCCGATCCGGCGGTGCTGGAGGCCTGGATCGCCCTGCGCCGCCGCCATCCGGTCAGCACCGCCAACGCCCTGCGCCAGCTGGCCGCCGCCGCGCGCTTCCGCCTGCCGGCGCGGCGCCCGCCGCTGCCCATGCTGGTGCTCGGCGGCCGCCGCGACGCACTGGTCGATCCGCACTGCTCGCGGGCACTGGCCGCGCACTGGCAGCTGGCCTACGCCGAGCATCCCGGCGCCGGCCACGACCTGCCGCTGGACGACGGCGCCTGGGTGGCCGCCCGCATCGGCGAATGGCTGGACGCGCACGCTGTCCTGCAACACGCCGCGGAGTAA
- a CDS encoding M14 family zinc carboxypeptidase, whose protein sequence is MSASAPSELVELEHLLDRLGHLLDARVLCRVAVGEHDLPVYAISLGNPAAEAPAVGYFGGVHGLERIGASVVLSFLRSVAARLAWDSLLQQQLERMRMVFMPVVNPGGLWRGTRANPQGVDLMRNAPLEAEQRAAFLVGGQRLSSRLPWYRGPRSAPMQAESQALCDLVEAELLSHHFSIAVDCHSGFGLRDRIWFPYAGTRKPIPHLAEMHALSEVLDQTHHYHPYVFEPQSCQYLTHGDLWDHLYRRACRDPARVHLPLTLEMGSWLWVKKNPRQLLSLQGLFNPLLGHREARVLRRQVEWLDFVGRAACGWRGWCPVGEAREQHRQQALRRWYPWH, encoded by the coding sequence ATGTCCGCCAGCGCGCCCAGCGAACTCGTCGAACTGGAGCATCTGCTCGACCGGCTCGGCCACCTGCTGGACGCGCGCGTGCTGTGCCGGGTGGCGGTGGGCGAGCACGACCTGCCGGTGTACGCCATCAGCCTGGGCAACCCGGCCGCGGAGGCGCCGGCGGTGGGCTACTTCGGCGGCGTGCACGGCCTGGAGCGCATCGGCGCCAGCGTGGTGCTGTCGTTCCTGCGCAGCGTGGCGGCGCGCCTGGCCTGGGACAGCCTGCTGCAGCAACAGCTCGAGCGCATGCGCATGGTGTTCATGCCGGTGGTCAACCCCGGCGGCCTGTGGCGCGGCACCCGCGCCAACCCGCAGGGCGTCGACCTGATGCGCAACGCGCCGCTGGAGGCCGAGCAGCGCGCCGCCTTCCTGGTCGGCGGCCAGCGCCTGAGTTCGCGCCTGCCCTGGTATCGCGGCCCGCGCAGCGCCCCGATGCAGGCCGAGAGCCAGGCGCTGTGCGACCTGGTGGAGGCGGAGCTGCTCAGCCACCACTTCAGCATCGCCGTCGACTGCCACTCCGGCTTCGGCCTGCGCGACCGCATCTGGTTCCCCTACGCCGGCACCCGCAAGCCGATCCCGCACCTGGCGGAGATGCACGCGCTCAGTGAGGTGCTCGACCAGACCCACCACTACCACCCCTACGTGTTCGAGCCGCAGAGCTGCCAGTACCTGACCCACGGCGACCTGTGGGACCACCTGTACCGGCGCGCCTGCCGCGACCCGGCGCGGGTGCACCTGCCGCTGACCCTGGAGATGGGCTCCTGGCTGTGGGTGAAGAAGAATCCGCGCCAGCTGCTGTCGCTGCAGGGCCTGTTCAACCCGTTGCTCGGCCACCGCGAGGCGCGCGTGCTGCGCCGCCAGGTGGAGTGGCTGGACTTCGTCGGCCGCGCCGCCTGCGGCTGGCGCGGCTGGTGCCCGGTCGGCGAGGCGCGCGAGCAGCATCGCCAGCAGGCCCTGCGCCGCTGGTATCCGTGGCACTAG